The DNA sequence GATTACCAGTTGATGTTAACAAGTTGGCATCTACGACCTCCATTACAGCATCTGGAAGTGAATATCTCGCCCATTGTTTCAAGCTAAGATCTCCCTCAAACTCATTAGGCTTTCTCCTAGTAAACGTTACCAGCAACATGACCCCATAACTATAGACGTCACACTTTGTTGACACTAGTCCTTCCTTTCCATACTCTACAGTCAAACAATTCATTTAAAGATGCAATATGCTTTCTAGGTGGGAAAAAAAGAAAGGGATAATCAATGTTCAAAAAATTAGCAAAACAAAGAAACGTACCAGGTGCAATATACCCGAATGTTGCTAAGGTTTTAGTGTACTAATCACCCTGATCTTCACCAAGCAGTTTTGAAATGCCAAAGTCGCTGAGGTGGGCAACCATATCATCATCCAGCAAGACGTTACTAGGCTTCACGTCACTGTGAATCACAGACAACGAGCACCCATGATGAAGATATTCCAAAGcacatgccacatctatcatTATGCTTAGTCTCTGCTTGATGTCGAGGAAGTAGTTGTGGGAATACAAATACTTCTCAAGACTCCCAGTAGGCATATAATCAAGAACTAAAGCCTTAAAATCAAGATTAGAAAAACTAGTAATGACTTTTACGAAATTCCTATGGCGAAGGCTACGCAAAACTTCACATTCCGTATCAAAACTCTTGAATGCCGCATCCAGGTTGAACACTTTAACTGCAATGGCAGTTCCACTTCTTAGAACACCTTTGTATACAGAGCCAAAACTTCCAGAACAAATCAGATTACTCTCGCTAAGCGCATCAGTTGCTTGGATCAATTCATAGTATGAAATTCCTTCTCTTGTTATGGCAGACAATGAATCAGCGAGTTGAGGAgctcttttaccttttctataccTTATCCAGAAAAAACTAAAGGTGCTAGGAACAACAACTAGTGCAATTCccagcaaaagaaaaagaattagcaattttttcctattttatctgTGCTTTGATGAAATGGGGCATGGAGGGACACCAACTCTTGAAGAACCACACAATGCTTCATTGTAGATGAA is a window from the Capsicum annuum cultivar UCD-10X-F1 unplaced genomic scaffold, UCD10Xv1.1 ctg51547, whole genome shotgun sequence genome containing:
- the LOC124892881 gene encoding receptor kinase-like protein Xa21 → MLPASVEILSTSLSKFPAKSCKIKGRISNEIGNLSSLLFLDISENNLVGSIPITIGNLRNLQRFDLSNNKLTGFIGDHICKFQHLGEIYLGQNQLSGSFPNCLGNITSLREVHLGSNKLSSNIPQILGNLNDLVVLDLSSNNMVGSLPQEIGNIKAVTKMDLSMNQFSNDIPREIGGLQNLAQLSLRHNKLQGSIPDSISNMVGLEFLDLSHNNISGNIPNSLEKLHNLKYFNISVNKLYGEIPSGGPFKNLSSQFFIYNEALCVVVPSTFSFFWIRYRKGKRAPQLADSLSAITREGISYYELIQATDALSESNLICSGSFGSVYKGVLRSGTAIAVKVFNLDAAFKSFDTECEVLRSLRHRNFVKVITSFSNLDFKALVLDYMPTGSLEKYLYSHNYFLDIKQRLSIMIDVACALEYLHHGCSLSVIHSDVKPSNVLLDDDMVAHLSDFGISKLLGEDQEYGKEGLVSTKCDVYSYGVMLLVTFTRRKPNEFEGDLSLKQWARYSLPDAVMEVVDANLLTST